The following nucleotide sequence is from Anopheles stephensi strain Indian chromosome 3, UCI_ANSTEP_V1.0, whole genome shotgun sequence.
ACGGAAGCCGATGGCGCAACCAGTAGGCGGCCCGCGGTGCAATCGGTGCCATGATGATATCCTTTTCATCGCGTACGATCGCTTTCAGGATGTTGGCTGCGGTGTCCTCTGCCGATGCACCGGCCGCCGTAGCAGtgtccatttctattttatAACAATCGGCTTAAGTAACAGTCAATAAAACACTAGAAAAATGCGTACTTACTGCCATAGGTAGCACCGGACCCGGTAAGCGCGTTCATCGACAATGCCGTGTTAATGTATCCGGGTGAAATCAGCGTCACGCTCACGTTATCCTTCGCCACCTCTGCCCGCAAACTGTCGCAAAAAGCTTGCAACGCATGCTTCGATGCACTGTACGCCGAGCGGTGCGGAATGGCAAACTTTCCTTGCACGCTGGAAACGCAAACGATCCGCCCTTCCTTTCGGGCAATCATCGAAGGCAGGCAGGCCTTCGTCATGGCAACGGTACCGAAGTAATTGACTAGCATGATCCGTATGTCCACGTCGATTGCCGTCGAGAGGGCATCGCCGCGCACGCTGATGCCACCGTTGTTGACCAGAATATCGATCGCACCGTGAATTTCCAGCACGCTCTGCACCTTGCCGGTAATACTGTTCAGATCGGAAAGATCTAACGGTAGAATGATGGGTGGATGCGTTGGAACCGTCTGTAAAACACCGGTATTAAGAAAACATTTGCGATTTTTCACAGAATCTTTAGAAACCACCTACCGCATGAAGCTCCAGCAGATCCTTCCGGACCCGTTCCAGCTCTTCCTTTCGGCGTGCAGCAAGCACCACCTTACAACCGGCCAGATAGAAACTGTGTGCCAACGCTTCCCCCAATCCAGAGCTTGCCCCCGTAATGAGCACGACCTgtggaacaaacaaaaaccagcatCGTAAACCTCTCCACG
It contains:
- the LOC118512890 gene encoding dehydrogenase/reductase SDR family protein 7-like, whose translation is MKSLAERPTGSFYWWLLATLFLPLAIPGLVFKYLTRMKEKRNARNLNGKVVLITGASSGLGEALAHSFYLAGCKVVLAARRKEELERVRKDLLELHATVPTHPPIILPLDLSDLNSITGKVQSVLEIHGAIDILVNNGGISVRGDALSTAIDVDIRIMLVNYFGTVAMTKACLPSMIARKEGRIVCVSSVQGKFAIPHRSAYSASKHALQAFCDSLRAEVAKDNVSVTLISPGYINTALSMNALTGSGATYGKMDTATAAGASAEDTAANILKAIVRDEKDIIMAPIAPRAAYWLRHRLPSVYFWIMKKRAEKLSSQ